The sequence ATCCGTATGGCGCGCGCGATGAAGCTGGCGGTGGAGGCCGGCCGCGACGCCTATCTGTCGGGCCGCATGGCCACGCGAAAATATGCCGATCCGAGCTCGCCGCTGGCAGGGCTGATCTAGGCGAGACTGTTTGGCTGGCCGTCAACGCCGGGCGGTCGCATTCGCTCCCCTGGCGTCGCGGCATAGGCGGCGTCACGCAGTCGCGCTCTAGCTGCCGCAGCGGAAATCGCAGGTGCTTTTATGCTATAGACCCCGTGCGAATTCCTTCGCCCGCTTACTTAAAATTAACCATCCGGCGCGAAAGTGACCCCAGGCGCAATTGGCGCAGCAGGGGAAGACATTCGATGCCCACCACCGGAACCGCTTCGCTGACCATCGCCGAGATGCGCGAATTCGCCAGTTTTACCGCGGCCGAGCAGCGCTACATTCGCCGGGCCCTCGATATCGGGTTGGCGCGGCAGGATGCGTTCAAGCTGTGGGCGCGCACCAGCGAGGAAAGCGCGAATATCCGTAGCCATTACGTCGCCTATCAGGAGCTTAAAGCCCTGCGCGGCGAATTGCCCGACGAAACGACGCTGGACGGGATCGAGGCTTTTATCGGCAAACTCACCCGGGTGGTGGCCTTCGATCTGTCGCAGGAAAAGCTCGACACGTTTTCCGCCGCGCGGTTCCTTTACGAACGGCTGCTGGGTGCTGAAATCCGGCCGTGGTTGCCAAGCGCGTTCTGCGCCGCTGCCGCGCTGCCGCAAATTCGCCCCAACCGCCGCAAGCTGCTGCTGCAAACGCTCAGCGAGGCCGCCGCGACCGCGCCCGGCTGGTCGGAAAAGGCGCCGGGTTTCTTCCCGGAATTTATCGAGAAAGAGGCAGCCTAGCTGCGATACAGTCCGTCGAGCCGGTCCTGGTACCGTTCCTTAATCTTGTGCCGGCGGATTTTCATGCTCGGTGTCATTTCCTCGTTCTCGATCGAGAACGCCTCGTCAGCGAAGCAGAACTGGCGGATTTTCTCGGTTATCGAGACTTCCTTGTTCACGCGGTCGACCGCGGCACGGACGGCGGTCTTGAATTCGGGTAGCTGCTGCAGCTCGGCCAGGTCGAATTTCTTGCCTTGCGCCGTCGCCCATTCCAGCGCCCATTCGGCATCGGGCACGATCAGGCCGACCACGTAAGGCCGCTTGTCTCCTGCCACCATCGCCTGAGCGATTTCGGGCTGCAAGGTGAGCATCCCTTCCAGCTTTTGCGGGGCGACATTGTCCCCCTTGTCGTTGACGATCATGTCCTTCTTGCGGTCGGTGATGACGATCCGGCCCCGATCATCCAGATGGCCGATATCGCCGGTGTGCAGCCATCCATTATTGAGCGTACGCTCGGTTTCGGCCTTGGCCTGCCAATAGCCATGCATCACCAGTTCGCCGCGGCATAGGATCTCGCCATCTTCGGCGATCTTCACTTCCACGCCCTTCATCGGCGGGCCGACGGTTTCCATCGCGATACCCGCAGCCGGGCGGTTGCAGCTGATGATCGGCCCGGCTTCGGTCTGGCCGTAACCTTGCAGCATCACCAGCCCCATCGAATCGAAGAAGATGCCGACTTCGGGATTGAGCGGCGCGCCGCCCGATACCAGCGCTTTCAGCCGCCCGCCGAACTTGGCGCGAATTTTCGGCCGCAGCAGCCGCTCGAGGATGAAATCGAGTGGCTTGTCGCGCGTCCGCATCTTGCCCGGATCGGGCGCATTCGCCTTGCGTTCGCCGATTTCCAGCGCCTTGTTCATCAGGCCGAGCGCCATGCCGCCCTGCTTCTGGATCTGCTTCATGATCCGCGTGCGCAAAACTTCGAACAATCGCGGCACGACCACCATGATGGTCGGCTGCGTTTCCTCGATATTGCTGGCGAGCTTTTCCAGCCCCTCGGCATAATAGATCTCGCCGCCCATCGCGATCGGCAGGAATTGGCCGCCGGAATGTTCATAGGCGTGCGACAGCGGCAGGAAGGACAGGAAGCGTTCTTCGCCCCAACCGAAATCATCGACCACGATCTGTGCCGCGCCGGCAATATTGCACAGGATCGCGCCATGATGCTGCAGCACCCCGCGCGGCGCACCGCCGGTCCCGCTGGTATAGATGATGCAGGCGGTGTCGCTGCGCGCGATAGTGCCGATCCGTTCTCGCACCGCCTTGCGCGCCTCGGCGACGTCGCCTTGCAGCAGGGTGGCCCAGCTGTGGCAATCGAGCGCGCCCGACTGGTATTTCATCATTCCGTCGATCGCGATCAGATGTTCGGCAATGCCGGTCTGCATCAATGCGGGCAGCAACGGCTTGGACAGCTTCTCGGTCGATACGATCACCGCGCGTGCGCCCGAATTGTCCAGAATATGGACGTGATCGCGCTCCGTATTGGTGATGTAGGCCGGCACGGTGATGCAGCCCGCCGCCATGATCGCCAGATCGGCGATGCACCATTCGGGGCGGTTTTCGGACACCAGAGCGACCCGGTCGCCCTGGTCGAGCCCCAGGCTCCGCAATGATTCGGCCATCAGGCAGACCTGGTCGGCGACCTCCCGCCAGCTTTGCGTGCGCCACTCGCCATCCCGCTTTGCACCGAGGAAGGGCGCATCGCCGCGTTCATCGGCCCGGTCGAGGAACAGCTCGACCAAATTGCGGGCATTATCGATATCGGAAAGCTGCAAGTCTCGTGTCCTCACCCCGTGCGCCCGGCTGTCTACGCCGGTATCGCCTGAAACCGGGTTTCAGCGTTAGTGGTCCCTTTGCCCAGCGGCAAGCTCCCTCATTCGCCGGAATTTGCGCTGAC comes from Alteripontixanthobacter sp. and encodes:
- a CDS encoding long-chain fatty acid--CoA ligase, yielding MQLSDIDNARNLVELFLDRADERGDAPFLGAKRDGEWRTQSWREVADQVCLMAESLRSLGLDQGDRVALVSENRPEWCIADLAIMAAGCITVPAYITNTERDHVHILDNSGARAVIVSTEKLSKPLLPALMQTGIAEHLIAIDGMMKYQSGALDCHSWATLLQGDVAEARKAVRERIGTIARSDTACIIYTSGTGGAPRGVLQHHGAILCNIAGAAQIVVDDFGWGEERFLSFLPLSHAYEHSGGQFLPIAMGGEIYYAEGLEKLASNIEETQPTIMVVVPRLFEVLRTRIMKQIQKQGGMALGLMNKALEIGERKANAPDPGKMRTRDKPLDFILERLLRPKIRAKFGGRLKALVSGGAPLNPEVGIFFDSMGLVMLQGYGQTEAGPIISCNRPAAGIAMETVGPPMKGVEVKIAEDGEILCRGELVMHGYWQAKAETERTLNNGWLHTGDIGHLDDRGRIVITDRKKDMIVNDKGDNVAPQKLEGMLTLQPEIAQAMVAGDKRPYVVGLIVPDAEWALEWATAQGKKFDLAELQQLPEFKTAVRAAVDRVNKEVSITEKIRQFCFADEAFSIENEEMTPSMKIRRHKIKERYQDRLDGLYRS